The Thunnus maccoyii chromosome 12, fThuMac1.1, whole genome shotgun sequence genomic interval ATccaatggaaatactcaagtgaagAGGAAATGTCTAAAATCAAGTAAATGTACTAGTTAATTTTCACCGCTGCTCTTTGTTAGATTTTTAGCCTGGTTCGCTGTTTATCTCTCTGTTTCTAAAGAAAGTCACCTGAACATCCAGACACAGGCTTTAATTTGAGCCCGATGAAGAATCTTCACATGTATAAATAGATGTGAAATGATATTACGTAATGCACTGAATTTGAATTGAAAGCTTTTATGTGCTTTATAATGTGGCGGTAGAGAGAAATTAGTAAGGCTGAATGAGATTGCTGAGATTGTGTTTTGGTCCAGTAATCTTTCACCTTCAGTCAGTAACAGACTGTATACTCAATATCAGTCTCACTATCATTGTAGCACTAACCTGCTGCCACACGAGGGAGCCAGAAACAAGACGGGCAGAGCAGGCTGCTGGTGAAAGTGTGCTGCCTGAAGGACTGAGGGTGAGAGAAGAATAGTGAGGTATGTtacatttctcatttctgcaTCTTGTGCTTTTCTTTCCACACAGATTGATGTTGAAAAATCCACATAATCAACCAACCTAGGATCCTAGTTTACTTTCCTGCATGTCTAGTTGTAATCTTAATTATTTTGATGTCTGCTGAAACATGGACTATAGCCTTATCATTGTTTGAATAGTTGTACCTGTACCCACAGAGACTGCACTGGCTGTTGAGGTCAAAAAATATCAAGTCAGTATTAAAAGGAGTCAGATCACATCTGTCCGCTCTCATTTAACATCACCTCCATCCGTCCAGCTCTCCCTGTGCCttgaggcagcagcagcagttctgtCCTTCACTGTCCACAGCAGTCTGTACCCAAGTCCTGTTATATGTGAGATAATCTCTCGGGGTTTAGCCGGAGCAAGAATCCACCTTAGTGTCCCCTAAGCTCTTACTGTCCTTGAGTTGgactgctgtaaaaaaaaaaaaaaactggtgtTGTAATGTTGGAggcaaaagaaaatatataactGATCATCTCATCAGTCCAGTTTTCCCTCTTCCGCACTCATTGGATGACTTTTAtaattgttttgggggttttttttcatactgATTTATTGCTcaccaaaaaaatcaaatattaaaatgtgctGAAATACCGTTTTTCAGCTCAGCACTGTAGCTGCTGGCCTCTGCTCGGACTTGTCATTTGGCAGTTGCATTGAGCTGCTTCAGAACCGAGGGGATTTGAAGCTGATTTAAGTAAAGAAGACACAAGGATAACACTGGTTATCGCCTTATCAGCTAAGAGTTGAACTTGCCAATTTGCGGCGGCCTGGAGCACAGCCTGGCTGTAGTCAGTATCCTGAAATGGATTAATGCAACTGATATTTTTAGGTTTTACTCCAGCGTCCCCTGGTTATATATAGCCTAGAGAACATGCGTAACATGGcacaatttaaaatgttctctGACGCTGGTGGTAGATGTGTTCTCATTGTGTTCTAAAGCCTCAAGATTCCCAGAGATCATAGAAAAGACAACAGAAGTTTTAAAAGACATAAATTTTACTTTATTCAAATGATTAAAGATTCAAGGAAATTCCTGCTTTACATCTGACATTTCTATAGTAGCATGCATCGCAATTCCTCTCATGTTATATTTACAATTAcatataatatcatatatatttatatcttatTAGCATTACCAGTAAAAACTCAACTCTGCTCAAGATCTGGACATTTCAAAACTTTAATAATTACCCTGAGACAAGAAATAATTTTTGGTTTTTTTACTAACCCAAGTTTCTACTCAGCTTAATCTTTTTCAGGATCTGGCTAGTTTGAGTTATTCACTCGCATCTCAAACTAAGAGCCCTGAATTATcgagcctgtcctcccaagaaaaacaaccctaatgggtcgttctggagtgcaggtacaaacCACCTATGTGGTCATtcaatttggaggacttgttagGGCTATCACAGTGTTTTGGGGCCGTGGAAAGGGCAACCTGCAAATTCCTGGTACAGGAATTTATTGCCCAACTCCTCTAAAATTTCCTCCTCCATACACAGCAATTAACTGCAGCTCCTGCACTCAGCTTTCTTTCCCAGCATCCCAGGGCAACAGAGTCCATATCTCACTAAGTTGAGCCTCATAGCACCAACATAAGAACGACTCAGTGAAGAGGTCTTCAGTATTCATTTTCCTTAAACTAAATCCTTATTTTAAATTACTTacatctctccctttctctttgtgcatagatatagatatttttctttatatacattacatacaattgctttttatagtttttataaaACTAAACTGTTGGGCAGAAGGAAAACCACCTGGATGTAAATGCAGTGATCAGCCTCAATAATGAGGTTTAGGATCACAGCACATAATATTAAGCACTACAACTGTCTGTCACATGTGGTTAAAAAGCACTTTTCATCGTAGAAACAGTGTGACCTAATGATGGCATCAATATAGGGAATGAGGTGCTATAAAATGCTGTAATTGTTGCGCAAACCACAGGAACCAAACAGTTTCAAGGTCTAGGAGACCATTCAAATTTCTACAGATGTGTCTCAGTACCAATTTAAGTTTAATGCTGAACTGCACCATTTCAGCAAGAAGTTATActgcaaataagaaaaaataattctcAGACAGCTCAGATTTAGACAGTTTCTTCATAAACTAATACAGTATTTCTGGCACAAAAGCCTTTGACTTACTCCTCTAACACTAGTATTCTTAGGGAGGTTGTATAAATTACTCAGAGCAATCATTCCTGATCAACATGGTTGCAAGTCTACATGATTAGATACAAATATAAGCAAGAGAAGCTGTGAAGCAGAGAGATGATGCTCAAAAAACATCATCACACCCTCCATATTTTATTGAACTTTGCCTCAAGAGCGGTAGATCTCTAAACCTTGAGCATCCTTACAAGAGGGGGATCTTTCTCAATCTGTCATCAATAAAGATGCTCACCTcttttgtaaaacatgatcCATCTTTTACAACAGTGTTAGTGTGCATCTgactgagaaaacaaacaaattattgAGCATTGTGACTGGTATATGACATCAAACATTTGGCTGCTCACAGCAATATACACGTGCCAGACTTCTTATCGCCATCAggatctcctcctccctctttcctgTTGGGATCATTGAGCTCGTCAAACAGTCCAGTGTCAATCATCTCCTGCTGCCACTGAATGGGCACAGCACCTGTGCTAAACTCTTTGAAGAATTTATCATCCTTGGCGTCAAACTCGATGCCCTTGATCTCGGAGAACTCCGCAATGTCGCCTGTGTCCTTGGCATAGACGACATTGGGCTTGGGCACCCACGGAGGATCCACCAGCCCAGCCTCCAGACGGGGGAAGTTGATGCTCTTGAACCAATCATGCTTCCTTGGATCCTCCATGTTGTTCCTAATGAGGAGGAAAGAAATATACTTCTCCATCAGAGTTTCAAAACAGTGATGTTGTGTTAAGGTGAAGGTTTCTTCACccagggttaaggttagggttagcattaggggttaggggttagggctGCCTAACATCCATTGCACCAGTTTACCAGTATAAAACAGTAAATCACACTCTGCATTGCTGTTAGATCTCTGGGActaatttcaaatataaaaaaacaaatgaataaattagaaaagaataagtcaaataaaatcaacacaGTATGTTGCAAAACTTCCAAATAATTAAGCTGCTGTTTGAAAATACTTATCAGCCACAGCTTGCTTATGGCTGTACAGTAAGAAGAACCTCTTACTTCATGCCCAGACGCTCTTCTATTTTCTTCTTGAGGAACTGCTGGATGATGTCCTTGGTGACAGCATCAAAGAATTTGTGCTCCCACTTGGGTTCCTCATTTTGAATGCGGCGCTGtacctcctccttctccacctTCTCCTTCTTGCTCTCAGGGCCTTTGAAAGGCGTATAGCCAGCCACCATCTCATAGATACTGCAGCCCAGGGCCCACCAGTCCACTGATGTCCTGTATGGAGTTTTGGTCAGGAGCTCTGGGGCCATGTATGCTCCAGTACCAGCCTGGcggggagaaagaagagaaggggGTAGATTGAGAGGAGCAGTGAAACAGGTGAATATGAGGTATCtgtaattctttatttttattttctagaAAGCATGACATGTTTTCTATGTCTTAAACATCGAGATCTCTCCTGTGTTCAAGTGCTGTGGATGAAAACAATGCTTCTACAGTCTAATTTACGAGATGATGTGATAGCAAAGTAAGATGAACAGGGAAGACAGGGCTGCTCAAAAGAAGTAGAGAACAGAAAGAGATTATTGTGGAATGACAGACTGGTAGAGAACAACGTTCTAACTTGGAGATATAATCCTTATAGATCTCCATTGACAAGTGTTAAATAGGTCAATTGCAGGCATTACTCAAAGCCATAATCTGGTGTTCGCCATCTTTCCCCTGTCTTTAACTttcacctttctctctcttgctcctcTGTCCCCCTCCCTCACCGtctatccctccctccctccctctccctgtaTGACCTCCCCTGCAGCCTCTGACCAAGAGCTTAATCCTAATGCTAAGCCTACTACCTGTCAAGAGTCATGTGTTTCTACACACTGACAGAGTTCTCCAGCCTCTTATATAAAGGCTGGCCATTTCTGGATGCTATAGCCACCAGCAGAAATACGTAACATCCAGACAACACGTAGCTATGCCTAATGTATAATTAATGCATGCACAACATAAACTGGCAAATATCCGAGTGCTTACTATGCTACTGCAAGGAAGTCCTGAAGAAAGCCTGTTGCAAAATTCTTCATTTGGTTTTTCAGGTCATCTATAGGTTAGTGCAGATGAGATGTCATAAAGGTATTATGAAGACttcaaaatgcaatttaatataGTAAAACCTATATATAAAACCTAAAAGACAGTTCACATGAGCTTGAAGAATTCCTATTAATCTTTTGCATCGGTATGTATCAGACACTGCATCATTTAACAAGTTCTTTACAACTTTTGCTacaatttaaattataaaatagtTGTACTTTTTGCATGACAGGTTCTGATCACCAGATGCACCTGGTACATCCACGTGTGTCCTTTAACAACTACTATAGATGTGCCAGTTTGACTAATATTAGCAGCCCACTGACCAAGCCAAAGGTTTTCATGCAAAACATACTTAGTAGCATGTCAGTTATCATGCAAATCTATTGAACTCCTGCATTATTATCAACTTCTCACTGTGGTTTGTAACTATGCTCTGTGCATCTGACATGTGTCTGTTAGCAATCAATATAACTTGACAGAACCTGCAAACTCTGGTTTATCAAGGAGCAAAACTGTTCCACATATGATCATGTAGACTATAAAATGATCACCTATAatactagtcaaaagtttggagaTATCGTGACAGTGTTAACTGATCTTAGTTCATGCAAAGAACCAATCTCTTGACACTTTTCAGTCAAGGTAAAGTCACCTTGTTTGCAAACTAACATGTCTAAACATATTATACGTTTTTATCTGGATCTGTCAATCTAATCAGGGACAGACTTGTGTAATGCCCGCTAAGAGGATTAGGAGACCAAAGCCAGCCTTGCCTGTAGGAGGTTAGCAGTCACTTTGGCTGGCTGAGGAGCATCAGAGTACTGGATAATGAGCTTACTAGACTTTCATAGAGCCGAGAGCTTACTCTTTGCTACTGCTAGTAAGTCCTAAAGAAACCCTGTTGCaaattttttcatctttttcaggTCATCAATAGGTCAGTACAGGTGAGGTGTAGCATACTGTAGGTTTTATTAGATGAAcatagaagaaaaaatgaaagaaaaaaaagtgtccacTGGGTCATCCTTAGATTCTTTTAACAGTAATTCTATAGGGTTGTGGTTGTGTCCTATCTGCATAATACCTGTTTTTGTTgggaacaaacacatttttagagCTCAGTGATTGATCTGACAGGTCATCACGATGTTCTGGCACACTGACAACCTTTTTTTTGCATATCATCAAGTGAGCCTCAACAAGATTCAATAATCACTCCTGTGCAACCAATGGGTGTAACAACAAGTTGAGCTCATTTGTTACATGGTATCTGAGTTACTCTTCCTCCAGGCAAGAAGAAGTGTTATAGGTTTCATAAAGCATTGTGGATAGAAAATGCAGCACGGCTGAGGCTGGTCTCTCAATGTAAAGACTACAGAAATAACTAAATCTCTGTGACCAAGTTGCTGAGGGAAACCTTCTTACGCTTATTGACATGCCCTGGACCTCCAAGGTTTCTAAGAGAGCCCCTACACAAAATGGTGGCCTATAAATGGCTGGGCTATAATCTGACTCCTAAAGGATTAAATGAGTTATATAATGGATTCAGAGACTCTCATTGCACAGATCTTTAAGCATTCCAGTAATCCCTGTCcgaatttaaagtaaaaaccCCACCTAGATTGACAGCCTGTCCAAGAACTTGAGCACAGTTTTTAGGTACAGCCTCATTTTCAGATAAGTCAACACAGACAGGGTGGAGATGAAGCATCACTCAGCGACCAGTGTTCATCTACATggtttctttgttatttttttctgcagcagtTTGTGTGGACTTAGTTATTCCACCCATGTAGATGAAGACTGTTTGTAAAGCATGTCAATCTTAGATCAACTACACATATCCAAACAGGAGAGGATTCCTTGCCTGCTCTTTGGTGTATAAGCCTAGACTGCCCTTTGGTGTATTAACTTCAAAGGCTTTGAATAATAGATGCAATTGCCCCTTTAAGGTTGACATCTTTCATCATGATGTAAAATTATGATTCCTATCATCATTGCTGAAATCATCCAGCAACATCCTCTCATGGTAACAGCACCATAATGACTTTGAGTGGGCAACTTGGTATACTTTGTGCAAgtttttaacacatttcaaaagtGAACAGACCAGCATAACAACTGTTCAACCTATAAATAACTGTTGTGATTATATCTGCTCACCATCTGGGTCACGGTCTTCCCTGGAGCAATCTCTATGGCCAGACCCAAATCTGAAAGTCGGCACTGGCCTTGGCTATCCAGCAACACATTCTCTGGCTTCATGTCACGGTATACGATATCCATTTCATGCAGATGCAGAATGCCAGTGGTGATTTGCGCTGTATAGTGGACGATGCGCTTCATCTCAATGCCCTGGTCTGCACCCTTGCCGTCATAGCCAATGTTGTAAATGTGGTACTTCAGGTCTCCTCCattcatcagggtcatcacaAGGCACAGGTGGGTCTTGGTGTCATAAGCGTAAGCCAAGTTGACCAGAAACAGGCTGTTAACCTTCTCCAAGATCTTCTTCTCCAACAGGGCCATCTTCTCACCACCCTTCTTCTTCAGGCGCTTTTTACACAGCTTCTTGCAGGCATACATCTGGCCTGTGTTCTTCACCTGGACAGCACATACCtggaaaaagacaaattatTTGTTAAAAAGAAGGATCACCACAgtgtgattttattattttatttatatatcaaacATTCCACCGGTTATTTTTCAAGTAAATAATATTTGCCACAGAGACAAAGCATGGTCTACTGGTACCAGACTGACAAGCAGACCTCCAGACAGCTATACTGATGGTTGATGTAAATCTGACTACTTTTTGATTAGAAATGTAGGTTTCTAGAAACTAACATTGTTTGGaaactgtaaaattaaaaaaggctCCTCTTCTCTTCTATCCTCATTTTATTATCTGAGATTTTGTCCTACAGTATACCAACAGCACATATATTATGACAAAAGTTAGTTTATAATTTAACTACTAACATAATCACAAATAATCCATCTTCTAAACCAGCAGAGGAAgatttgtttgctttgtctCAGTTTATAAGCATCAACATTTCTCTGATTAATGGGTTAAAGAAGTCAACCTAACTTGACCTTTGCCACTTGTGTCACACACATCTTTATCTCAACATTTACTATTGTTTAGTTGCTCTATAGACAGTGGGTAAGGTTTGCCCACTGCTAAATGACATTATATAACAGTTAAAACATGATTGTCCAGCAGCAAAGTTATTTTGTCAAACCTAATTATTTGAATCACGGTTTAACTCTCAAACACTGtatgtgattttttaaatggaaacagTATATTACACTCACAGCAGGTTTCAGACCCATTCATAGTAGTAACCCTAAAATGACATACTGTTAAAAACATTACCGTAATACTTTTTGGCATTTCTACACTCCTGTCATAGTATTTACCTCAATAAGTTGCCTTATTTTTGTATACTCAAGCTTGTTGTTAAAGCCTTAACTTAGTTTCTCTTTGAATCAGTAAAGGTGCTCCTCAAGGATCAATTCTGGGACCTGCCTTATTTATATGATATGGATATcagtactgttgtttttaaatatttaatttagatTATACTATCTCATATGCATCTGACCCTATCACTAAGCCATGACAAGGCAGCAATGTACCTTTGATTTTCTTCAGACATTTCATACATCTCACAAGAAGGCATTTCTTTGGCAAGAAGTCAGACTCCTGCTATTTTATATCCCTGCAATTTACAGTTACTGGTAGAGAAATTTAGGCATGTTCAAATTTGTAAATACCTAGGAATGTGTTTACATAGCAGTTTGTCTTTTAAAACAGAACCTTGAAACAAAGCTCTTATTGAGTAATCTTACATTTAGTTCCTGActtgttattttaatatatattctATGGTCACCCTCAGGTCTGCattgaaaaagagattttgaCTTCAATAATACAATAAAGGTTTCCATCAATCAATATTTGATGCATCATAGCACTTTCTCACTTCTATCAAGCTTTGTATTTGTCATTATCTGAAAGATTTGGCCCCTTTTTTATAAACTTTAACAGCTACATCTGTATGCCTCATAACTTCATGGTCACCTTGAGACAAGGTAAATCCTCACGATTATGTATGGTATGATCTCCAGCCCTAGAATATCCTTTCTTATGCTTCAACCCAAATTCACCTCTGTTCCCATTTAAGATTTTTCTTAAAACACTGAAGTATAATACACCATCATTACAATTCTAAAAAATGCTGAATGTATATTATCTTGCAATTTTGGCATACATTATGCAAAATAGTGGTAATACACAATTCACCCCTGTTCCCATTTAAGATTTTTCTTAAAACACTGAAGTATAATACACCATCATTACAATTCCAAAAAAATGCTGAATGTATATTATCTTGCAATTTTGGCATACATTATACAAAATAGTGGTAATACACAATTCTGAAATTGATATCATCATATCCAGGACGTTTGAGCAGACCCCTGCAACCTACAGCAGAGTCAAAATAGATATTATTTTACCATAACACATATTTCAACACACTTTTACAATATCATATGTAGATGTGTTTGCATGCTTACCTCTCCGAAGCCTCCCTTTCCCAGAGTTCTGAACTCATAGAAGTATTTGTCACTGATGGGCTGTTTCTCATACTCTTTCCACTGGAGGAATTTATCAAAGAATGGGCTGGCCTGGTAATCTGTGAAgggtttgtttttcagaaaatcTCTTACACCTTCCTGGACTTTGCCTTTCATCACCTCATCAAAGTTGGCATCTGTCACAGACTTGCATTTGTCAGAAGCCTCCCCAGTAAGAAAGGTCAGGAAATTCTTGGAGTCAGCTTTGCAATACTTATTGATGATGTTCTGCCGTGCCTTGTCTTTTGCTGCACCTTCAGCGAGATCCCAGTCATAAAGCTCATCCAGGAAGTCAGCAGCGAGCTTAAACTCAGCATTATTTGCCAGGAAGTCACGGAAAAACTTTTTGCCAACAGGCTGCCTTTCACAAATTGATGTAAAGTCCTTGTCAATGGAAGCTCTTACTGAAGCACATTGCTCAGGCTTGGGGAGAGACAAGCTTCGACGGCGCTTTTTCATCTCCTTGTCATCACCACCCTGGGCTTTTAGGTAGGCCGTGTTGGCCACCAGGTTATCCAGTCCCCCCATGTCACACATCTTGGCGGCTGTATGTGGTCTGTCCCCCCTAAGTGACTGGGTTCTTCAGCGGCTCCCCAGGGATACCCTCTTACAACCAGTGCGGTGTCTTTCAGAATGTTGCCTGTGTGAAAGTGCAATTCGCTCCAGAGTCAGCATACAAATGAGCACTTTCACCCAACCTACCTGCAAACCtaagacacactgacacacccaGTAATTACTCATTTAGAATTAAATACCAGGGAGGGATTTGGGCTTAAGGATCTTTGTGTGGTCTATTCAAGGATGCTGTGCACGGAAAGGGAATCGTAAGCGGGCTCTGTACTAAGAGGCTTTGTAGCCCTCTATATTTGTTCATGGTGTTCAGCAGTCACTAATAGTGGTCCGATGGTTTCTGTTGACTATGCATTTAATGGTGAAAGACAGTAAAAGACTCAGAAAGGAGCGGAAAATGCTCTGGAAAGagcttttaaaaaactgtcagaGTAGTTTTTGGAGAATACTGTGTTCTTGTGAATGAAACTGTAATAAATAACAAAGTAATGTTTGGTTGgatatttacatattatattgCATGGATAGAAAATCCCCCTTCATCGTCAccatcttctcttttcttctccccGTCTCAACAGAGCGGGTACTTCAGAGAGCTTACATCTaatctgtctgctgtctcactgtcattCTCATAATTCACCCACATTTATCATTGACCACTACTATTTTCCGGACCATTTGCACAATTCTacttaacattattattatttcttgttaaaacaaaaattatataCCATACACACAATGTAAAGACCATTATCACAGTGTCAACTGTAGGTAAGCAGAAAGCTTTGGTTTAATAATAAGTAAGATAATGTTCATGATGTAAGCTAAAATACCTAAGCTAAAATACATCACTGAGTTTTTTGAAAGACATACGGTGTAGAACCATCCAAACTAAAATGTGGCATTTGGAAATCACATGCTTTTTTTGATATTGAGAAGTCTgtgcatttttatatgttttaatgtattttaatataagATTATTTGTGTTGTAACTGCTAAAACATAGACATGCCCACTGTATTACATTAAGTGGTCAGTGGGATGCAGTGAGACATTCACAAGTAAAAAAATGAGTGCACATTGTTTGCGTTTTCATTTGTCCACTAAACAACAgtgcaaaaaaagaagaaaagaaaacaaaaactgtgatatattttaacttaataaaataaaaactccaCATGTTACAAAATTTCTCTATTCATGCACATCTTCCAATAGTGTCTGGCATAAGTTGGTAAAAGCAAGAGTCAACACAGACTTAGAGGATCAGATCAATGTGGCTCCAGAGCTTCTTTCTACTGGTCCATTTATAAAAAGCCTGAGAAGTATGACCTCAGTCATGTGACAGAGCTCAGGTTAAGACCTCTGATACAGCTGATACCTAACAATGATACTGCAAACACAAGCCAAAGCCAAAAGGTTTTAGGCAAGGTTTTTCCGATTGAGGTACAACATACATAAGCCTACCCAAATCTGTAGTATAGCGTCATCTTACAACAATTCTGGTATTATACggtatatattacagtatatatactgtatgccaAGATTTGATTTTTACTGTCACAGCACTTTATTCAAACCAATCAGTTTGTCTTAATTTTTACTATTGATGAATTTGCATTTTCTATCCTTTGTTGCTGTAGGCAGTAACCCTACATCGCAGCTAGGCTGATGCAGGCTAATTCAGTACGGTAAACCTTGGATAATATTAGTTAATCCTTTCTCAAATGGTCTCAAGCTGTCAGTGCTCTAGACAAGATCAAGGGCTTTGCTTGCCGTCAGAGAGCTCCAGACTCAGACCGTTTGACTTACAAAAGGCCAGGAAGACACCCACACAGGGCAACCAGTAAAGAAGTGggtaaaatgttt includes:
- the grk7a gene encoding rhodopsin kinase grk7a is translated as MCDMGGLDNLVANTAYLKAQGGDDKEMKKRRRSLSLPKPEQCASVRASIDKDFTSICERQPVGKKFFRDFLANNAEFKLAADFLDELYDWDLAEGAAKDKARQNIINKYCKADSKNFLTFLTGEASDKCKSVTDANFDEVMKGKVQEGVRDFLKNKPFTDYQASPFFDKFLQWKEYEKQPISDKYFYEFRTLGKGGFGEVCAVQVKNTGQMYACKKLCKKRLKKKGGEKMALLEKKILEKVNSLFLVNLAYAYDTKTHLCLVMTLMNGGDLKYHIYNIGYDGKGADQGIEMKRIVHYTAQITTGILHLHEMDIVYRDMKPENVLLDSQGQCRLSDLGLAIEIAPGKTVTQMAGTGAYMAPELLTKTPYRTSVDWWALGCSIYEMVAGYTPFKGPESKKEKVEKEEVQRRIQNEEPKWEHKFFDAVTKDIIQQFLKKKIEERLGMKNNMEDPRKHDWFKSINFPRLEAGLVDPPWVPKPNVVYAKDTGDIAEFSEIKGIEFDAKDDKFFKEFSTGAVPIQWQQEMIDTGLFDELNDPNRKEGGGDPDGDKKSGTCILL